The Salvia miltiorrhiza cultivar Shanhuang (shh) chromosome 1, IMPLAD_Smil_shh, whole genome shotgun sequence genome has a window encoding:
- the LOC131023065 gene encoding uncharacterized protein LOC131023065, producing the protein MTESKKCDGEMSVTLDLLKKKMDDFAKERDWEQYHSPRNLLLALVGEVGELSEIFQWKGEVEKGLPGWKEEERTHVGEELSDVLLYLVRLSDMCGIDLGKAALRKIELNALKYPAPLRKGSSDKNNDDGNAT; encoded by the exons ATGACAGAATCGAAAAAGTGTGATGGTGAAATGAGCGTAACGCTCGATCTTCTCAAGAAGAAAATGGATGATTTTGCAAAAGAAAGAGACTGGGAACAGTACCACAGCCCCAGAAATCTTCTTCTCGCTCTG GTGGGGGAAGTGGGTGAGCTGTCGGAAATATTTCAATGGAAAGGGGAGGTTGAAAAAGGGCTTCCCGGTTGGAAAGAGGAAGAGAGAACTCATGTCGGAGAAGAATTATCCGACGTCTTGCTTTACCTCGTACGGCTGTCGGATATGTGCGGGATCGATCTCGGTAAAGCTGCGCTGCGCAAAATCGAGCTCAATGCGCTCAAATATCCGGCGCCTCTCCGCAAGGGCTCTTCAGACAAGAACAATGACGATGGCAACGCTACTTAA